From Mya arenaria isolate MELC-2E11 chromosome 12, ASM2691426v1, the proteins below share one genomic window:
- the LOC128210696 gene encoding uncharacterized protein LOC128210696, whose translation MSVCSRINTLAWLEHNRQIVSIYKGVFKYIACMLCSLLLLKMKKVAIFGDSHVWRLDAFCNEDLKVPMEVRFFGAGGMKASKPKPGLLKQVKMYGADLVVVSLGGNDITTTSVPKDIVAAVLDIAQDFLDSGVSTILVLEIGERGAFRDGLGYRSFAS comes from the exons ATGAGTGTTTGTAGCAGAATTAACACCTTGGCATGGCTTGAGCACAATCGTCAGATTGTCAGTATATATAAAGGTGtgttcaaatatattgcatgtatgttATGTTCActcttgttattaaaaatgaagaaagttGCAATTTTCGGGGACAGTCACGTCTGGCGACTAGACGCATTCTGCAATGAGGACCTCAAG gTGCCTATGGAGGTGCGTTTCTTTGGTGCGGGCGGGATGAAAGCTTCCAAACCCAAACCAGGACTTTTGAAACAGGTGAAGATGTACGGGGCGGACTTGGTGGTAGTGAGTTTGGGCGGCAATGATATCACAACTACATCCGTACCGAAGGACATAGTGGCGGCCGTACTTGACATTGCCCAGGACTTCCTTGACAGTGGTGTATCTACCATCCTGGTGTTGGAGATTGGGGAGCGTGGAGCATTCCGGGACGGGTTGGGGTACAGGTCTTTTGCAAGCTAG